One window from the genome of Anolis sagrei isolate rAnoSag1 chromosome 4, rAnoSag1.mat, whole genome shotgun sequence encodes:
- the LOC132774533 gene encoding leukocyte elastase inhibitor-like: protein MDLSITKDSLPKAITAFGLDLYKKLNKSDVCKNIFLSPMSISTALGIVLVGAWGNTKTQMGKVLHFDRSLGSTRSYAFQRRMADVSEPERENVDGKINLEVKKLLSQLNHLNPGYQMNIANNLFIQNGYDFFQQYLVCIKDVYGATLESVDFFNATEEARQTINLEVEKQTQGNIKELFAPGVIGSDTVLVLANAIYFKATWEHQFDPSRTTEKDFRLNENESKPVQMMHQRGRFQLGLVRSINAQILCLPYVGELLSMIILLPKDIGDLEQVENSMTCETLADWTSQQNMMENHVEVYLPRFKLEDTFDLNITLQALGMTDVFDQSKADLSGMSPSQQLFLSKVIHKAYVDVNEVGTEAAAATGASVSSRSLISYELFLADHPFLFCIRHNPTNTILFLGKFCSP from the exons ATGGATTTGAGCATCACCAAGGATTCTCTTCCTAAAGCAATTACAGCATTTGGTCTTGACCTTTATAAGAAGCTGAATAAAAGTGATGTGTGCAAAAACATCTTTCTTTCTCCAATGAGTATTTCAACTGCACTGGGTATTGTCCTGGTAGGGGCCTGGGGAAATACTAAGACTCAGATGGGCAAG GTGCTCCACTTCGATAGAAGTCTAGGAAGTACACGATCATATGCTTTTCAAAGAAGAATGGCAGATGTGTCAGAACCTGAAAGGGAGAATGTG GATGGGAAAATCAACCTAGAAGTCAAGAAACTCTTGTCTCAATTGAATCATCTCAATCCTGGCTACCAGATGAACATAGCAAACAATTTGTTCATACAAAATGGATATGATTTTTTCCAG CAATATCTTGTATGCATTAAGGATGTCTATGGAGCTACACTGGAAagtgttgatttttttaatgctACCGAAGAAGCAAGGCAGACAATCAACCTTGAAGTTGAAAAACAGACCCAAG GAAACATCAAAGAACTTTTTGCTCCCGGTGTGATTGGATCAGATACTGTTCTGGTGTTGGCGAATGCCATCTACTTTAAGGCAACTTGGGAACACCAATTTGATCCAAGTCGTACAACAGAAAAAGATTTTAGGCTGAATGAG AATGAAAGTAAGCCTGTGCAGATGATGCATCAGAGAGGTCGATTTCAGTTGGGACTCGTAAGATCAATAAATGCACAGATCCTTTGTCTTCCATATGTTGGTGAACTGTTGTCCATGATCATTTTGTTGCCAAAAGACATCGGTGACCTAGAGcag GTTGAAAACTCAATGACTTGCGAGACGCTGGCAGACTGGACTTCACAGCAAAACATGATGGAGAATCATGTGGAGGTATATCTACCCCGTTTCAAACTAGAAGACACCTTTGACCTCAACATTACTTTGCAAGCACTGGGAATGACTGATGTGTTTGATCAAAGCAAAGCTGACCTATCAGGAATGTCCCCCTCACAACAACTATTCTTGTCCAAAGTTATTCACAAAGCCTATGTGGATGTTAATGAAGTGGGGACTGAAGCAGCAGCTGCAACAGGTGCTTCTGTGTCTTCGAGATCCTTAATATCCTACGAACTATTTTTAGCTGATCACCCATTCCTCTTCTGTATCCGACATAATCCAACAAATACTATACTTTTCCTCGGCAAATTTTGCTCTCCTTAA